Proteins found in one Sphingobium sp. V4 genomic segment:
- a CDS encoding LytTR family DNA-binding domain-containing protein, translated as MTIRTILVDDESLAIQGLQLRLQAHEDVEIIETCTNGREAIRAIKTHKPDLVFLDIQMPGFDGFSVVQGMMEVEPPLFIFVTAYSDHAIRAFEAQAVDYLMKPVEEGRLADALDRVRQRLSEKRQVQEAEKLREVLAEVAPQAMSDFAADDDAPASNRFEKLINIKDRGQIFRVDVDSIERIDAAGDYMCIYTADNSLILRETMKDLEKRLDPRNFQRVHRSTIVNLSQVRQVKPHTNGECFLVLESGAQVKVSRSYRDVVARFVH; from the coding sequence ATGACCATCAGAACAATCCTCGTCGATGACGAAAGCCTGGCCATTCAAGGTCTCCAGCTGCGTCTGCAAGCGCATGAGGATGTCGAAATCATTGAAACCTGCACCAATGGCCGCGAAGCCATCCGTGCCATCAAGACGCATAAACCCGACCTTGTGTTCCTCGACATTCAAATGCCCGGTTTCGATGGCTTTTCCGTCGTCCAGGGCATGATGGAGGTGGAGCCGCCGCTGTTCATCTTCGTGACTGCCTATAGCGACCATGCGATCCGCGCGTTCGAGGCGCAGGCCGTGGACTATCTTATGAAACCGGTGGAGGAAGGCCGCCTCGCCGACGCGCTCGACCGGGTGCGGCAGCGCCTGAGCGAAAAGCGCCAGGTGCAGGAAGCCGAGAAGCTGCGCGAGGTGCTGGCCGAAGTCGCTCCGCAGGCGATGAGCGATTTCGCGGCGGACGACGATGCCCCTGCGTCCAATCGGTTCGAAAAGCTCATCAACATCAAGGATCGCGGCCAGATTTTCCGCGTCGACGTGGATTCGATCGAGCGGATCGATGCGGCCGGCGACTATATGTGCATCTATACCGCCGACAATTCGTTGATCCTGCGCGAGACGATGAAGGATCTGGAAAAGCGGCTCGATCCGCGCAATTTCCAGCGGGTCCACCGCTCCACCATCGTCAATCTTAGCCAGGTGCGTCAGGTGAAGCCGCACACCAATGGCGAATGTTTCCTGGTGCTGGAATCGGGCGCCCAGGTAAAGGTCAGCCGATCCTATCGCGACGTGGTGGCACGCTTCGTCCACTGA